One Meiothermus sp. CFH 77666 genomic window carries:
- a CDS encoding HRDC domain-containing protein has product MQCQTFTLRLENAKDLEKLNRFLAQVMPIQVSSSLVAGDAPFWSVLVFYEGDARAAAHPEPTPPPKPAEAPSSPAFEALRKWRSQKAKEEGVPPYVIATNAELEAILESNPQSPEELGQIKGFGKAKAGKYGREILQLLRKV; this is encoded by the coding sequence ATGCAGTGCCAGACCTTTACGCTTCGGTTAGAGAATGCCAAAGACCTCGAAAAACTCAACCGGTTTTTGGCCCAGGTCATGCCCATCCAGGTATCCAGCAGCCTGGTTGCGGGCGATGCGCCCTTTTGGAGCGTGCTGGTGTTCTACGAGGGCGATGCCAGGGCAGCCGCCCATCCAGAGCCCACCCCACCACCCAAACCTGCCGAAGCCCCCAGCAGCCCGGCCTTTGAAGCGCTCCGCAAATGGCGGAGCCAGAAAGCCAAGGAAGAGGGCGTTCCACCCTACGTGATTGCCACCAATGCCGAGCTAGAGGCCATCCTGGAGAGCAACCCGCAAAGCCCAGAAGAGCTGGGGCAGATCAAGGGGTTTGGCAAGGCCAAAGCTGGAAAGTATGGCCGGGAAATCTTGCAACTTTTGCGCAAGGTCTGA